In the Corynebacterium gerontici genome, one interval contains:
- a CDS encoding ABC transporter ATP-binding protein encodes MTPAIEVEHLQCRFGAKVIFQDLNLRINQGSTCALLGANGVGKTTLLAMLVGALEPSAGSIRIDGYDPRKFAQPLHQVGFHFDVAALHPHHSPRRHLQWMATALGVDKQRVDMLIHHAGLEAFAHRRLKHCSLGIRQRAGIASAMLADPPILLFDEPLNGLDLQGILWFRGLLDTWRAEAKTVVLSTHDLPEAQRSVDQVCIIADKQVRLQAGMEQVLATFGGLEPAMIAHIPELAGR; translated from the coding sequence ATGACGCCCGCGATCGAAGTAGAGCACCTGCAATGCCGCTTCGGCGCCAAGGTCATTTTCCAAGACCTCAACTTGCGCATCAATCAGGGCAGTACTTGCGCGCTGCTCGGGGCCAATGGCGTTGGCAAAACCACACTGCTCGCCATGCTCGTCGGCGCTTTGGAGCCAAGTGCTGGCAGCATCCGCATCGATGGGTATGACCCAAGGAAGTTCGCACAACCGTTGCATCAGGTGGGTTTCCATTTCGATGTCGCAGCCTTACACCCCCACCACAGCCCGCGCCGGCATTTGCAGTGGATGGCGACTGCGCTGGGCGTTGACAAGCAAAGAGTAGACATGCTCATCCACCACGCCGGCTTGGAGGCCTTTGCGCACCGTCGCCTCAAGCATTGTTCGCTGGGTATTCGCCAAAGAGCCGGCATTGCCTCAGCGATGCTGGCCGATCCTCCGATTTTGCTTTTCGACGAACCCCTCAACGGCCTCGACCTCCAAGGCATCCTGTGGTTTCGCGGGCTGCTCGATACCTGGCGCGCGGAAGCGAAAACGGTGGTCTTATCCACCCACGACCTGCCAGAAGCCCAGCGCAGCGTGGATCAGGTGTGCATTATTGCCGACAAGCAGGTGCGCTTGCAGGCCGGCATGGAGCAGGTCTTAGCTACTTTTGGTGGGCTTGAGCCGGCCATGATTGCGCACATCCCAGAATTGGCGGGGAGGTAG
- a CDS encoding class I SAM-dependent methyltransferase yields the protein MSPALPMDQRPTESVPGHWLLARLGKRVLRPGGLELTTALLDAAQLQGKKVAEFAPGIGKTAKLILQRHPASYIGIDEDPQAVALSQEAIGDQGQIRQAQAQATGLESESLEVVVGEAMLTMQGAKGKSAIINEAYRVLEPGGRYCIHELSLRPDGIAEEIKQEISKALARSIHVNARPLTQSEWQAALEQAGFKVISVKHAGMELLDLKRNIDDEGIAGTTKILFNLLRMPAVRKRVMAMRKVFHQYSDSLAAIAIVAEKPA from the coding sequence ATGTCCCCAGCGCTTCCAATGGATCAGCGTCCCACCGAATCCGTGCCCGGCCACTGGCTACTCGCACGCCTAGGCAAGCGCGTGCTACGCCCCGGAGGCCTAGAGCTCACCACCGCCCTCCTTGATGCCGCACAGCTTCAAGGCAAAAAGGTCGCGGAATTTGCTCCCGGTATTGGTAAGACCGCCAAGCTGATCCTGCAACGCCACCCGGCAAGCTATATCGGCATCGATGAAGACCCCCAAGCGGTGGCGCTGAGCCAAGAAGCCATCGGTGATCAAGGCCAGATCCGCCAAGCCCAAGCCCAGGCCACTGGGCTTGAAAGCGAGAGCCTGGAAGTAGTGGTGGGCGAAGCCATGCTCACCATGCAAGGCGCAAAGGGCAAAAGCGCGATTATCAACGAGGCGTATCGGGTGCTCGAACCCGGCGGAAGGTATTGCATTCACGAGCTTTCCTTGCGCCCCGATGGCATTGCAGAGGAGATCAAGCAGGAAATTTCCAAAGCACTCGCCCGGAGCATCCATGTAAATGCCCGACCCCTTACGCAGTCTGAATGGCAAGCGGCGCTTGAGCAGGCCGGATTCAAGGTCATCAGCGTCAAACATGCCGGGATGGAATTGCTCGATCTCAAGCGCAACATCGACGATGAAGGGATAGCAGGAACCACCAAGATCCTGTTCAACCTGCTGCGCATGCCAGCGGTCAGGAAACGCGTGATGGCCATGCGCAAGGTATTCCACCAGTACTCCGACTCATTGGCAGCCATTGCGATTGTGGCGGAGAAACCAGCATGA
- the trhA gene encoding PAQR family membrane homeostasis protein TrhA, with amino-acid sequence MASASQQPQTLSEQLIERRVLLADRGVRPLIRGWFHFFAALGSLIFGSVLSTIAWLKLPGVEAFGVTVYAVGVFVLFGVSAAYHRGPWRSTRTVKWWRRADHATIAVFIAATYTPLCLIALPGTPGLIMLLIAWIGALAGVVMNLVWIDHPRWLAVAVYLVLGWLIVPLIPQLWSNIGHLVVWLLLAGGLVYTMGAVVYGLRWPGRNAKIYGYHEHFHTATIIAAALHFVAIWMVVGAVAS; translated from the coding sequence ATGGCCTCCGCATCACAGCAGCCGCAAACGTTGAGCGAACAGCTCATCGAAAGGCGGGTGTTGCTCGCCGACCGTGGTGTGCGGCCATTGATTCGCGGCTGGTTCCACTTCTTCGCCGCTCTGGGCTCCCTGATTTTCGGCTCGGTTCTTTCCACCATCGCCTGGTTAAAGCTGCCCGGTGTCGAAGCCTTCGGTGTCACCGTATATGCCGTGGGCGTTTTCGTGCTCTTTGGCGTGTCCGCCGCCTATCACCGAGGCCCCTGGCGATCCACGCGCACAGTGAAGTGGTGGCGGCGTGCAGATCACGCCACTATCGCGGTGTTTATCGCCGCAACCTATACGCCCCTATGCTTGATCGCCCTGCCGGGAACACCGGGGCTGATCATGCTGCTCATCGCCTGGATCGGTGCACTGGCCGGTGTGGTGATGAACCTGGTGTGGATTGACCACCCGCGCTGGCTGGCCGTTGCCGTGTACCTGGTGCTGGGCTGGCTGATCGTGCCCTTGATCCCGCAACTGTGGAGCAATATCGGCCATCTTGTGGTGTGGCTGCTGCTTGCCGGCGGCTTGGTATACACCATGGGTGCTGTGGTGTATGGGCTGCGCTGGCCTGGGCGCAACGCCAAGATCTACGGCTATCACGAGCATTTTCACACCGCCACCATCATCGCGGCGGCCTTGCACTTTGTTGCCATCTGGATGGTGGTTGGTGCAGTTGCCTCCTAA
- a CDS encoding acyl-CoA thioesterase, translated as MSKSSVTLRFLAAPTDIIMAGSHGVGGGRLLEWIDKAAYACAVQWSGTYCVTAYVGHIHFTRPIKSGDMVEVRSRIAMTGRSSMHIVNEVLSADPREGVFTRACDCLVIFVAKDPGSGKPVTVPKYEPSSEEGRRVHDAAESRIELRKAIEEEMEKQTYDGPSEAPRLINRFLARPTDVNWGGKVHGGSAMEWIDEAGTACTMEWSGEHTVAVYAGGIRFYRPISIGDLIEVDARLMRTDARSMQTSVHVRAGDPKGGRDALQTAIHATVTYIGMDIDGNPLPARQFNPRTVEDKRLAEHANTLRELRAQYSPLPLVSRSGYQQVD; from the coding sequence ATGAGCAAATCTTCGGTGACTCTGCGCTTTCTTGCTGCCCCCACAGACATCATCATGGCCGGAAGCCACGGCGTCGGCGGCGGCAGGCTCCTGGAATGGATCGACAAAGCCGCATACGCCTGCGCGGTGCAATGGTCCGGTACCTACTGCGTAACCGCCTACGTTGGACACATCCACTTCACACGCCCCATCAAATCCGGCGACATGGTTGAAGTGCGCTCACGCATCGCCATGACCGGCCGATCCTCCATGCACATCGTCAACGAAGTGCTCTCCGCTGATCCTCGCGAAGGTGTGTTTACCCGCGCCTGCGACTGCCTAGTGATCTTCGTGGCCAAAGATCCCGGCTCCGGCAAACCCGTTACCGTGCCAAAGTACGAGCCCAGCAGCGAGGAAGGCCGAAGGGTTCACGATGCTGCGGAGTCACGCATCGAGCTGCGCAAGGCCATTGAAGAAGAAATGGAAAAGCAGACCTACGACGGCCCATCGGAAGCACCAAGGTTGATCAACCGCTTCCTCGCCCGGCCAACGGATGTGAACTGGGGCGGCAAAGTCCACGGCGGCTCCGCCATGGAATGGATCGACGAAGCCGGGACCGCCTGCACCATGGAGTGGTCCGGCGAGCACACCGTGGCGGTATACGCCGGTGGCATCCGTTTCTACCGCCCCATCTCCATCGGCGACCTGATTGAAGTGGATGCTCGGCTCATGCGCACCGACGCCCGCTCCATGCAAACCTCAGTCCACGTGCGCGCCGGTGATCCCAAGGGCGGCCGCGATGCGCTGCAGACCGCCATTCACGCCACAGTCACCTATATCGGCATGGATATCGACGGCAATCCCCTACCCGCCCGGCAGTTCAATCCGCGCACGGTGGAGGACAAGCGCCTCGCCGAACACGCGAATACCCTGCGAGAGCTACGCGCCCAGTATTCGCCGCTGCCCTTGGTGTCCCGCAGCGGCTACCAACAGGTGGATTAG
- a CDS encoding sterol carrier family protein: MARIDPAETREAIAALAPWLFDATVTQPPRPALARAVRLSARLLAQESPGHSVEVRVPPFVAVQCIEGPRHTRGTPPNVVECSPRTWLRLVAGLDRWDDADIDASGTRAAEVAALLPFVPLHPDAGAEVG; the protein is encoded by the coding sequence ATGGCACGTATCGATCCCGCTGAAACCCGTGAAGCAATCGCTGCGCTCGCACCTTGGCTTTTCGACGCCACCGTGACCCAGCCTCCCCGTCCCGCATTGGCGCGGGCGGTTCGTTTGAGCGCGCGGCTGTTGGCGCAGGAAAGTCCGGGTCATTCTGTCGAGGTGCGGGTGCCCCCCTTTGTGGCGGTGCAGTGCATTGAGGGGCCGAGGCATACACGCGGCACGCCCCCGAATGTGGTGGAGTGTTCACCGCGCACTTGGCTGCGCTTAGTTGCGGGCTTGGACCGCTGGGATGATGCGGATATCGACGCCTCCGGCACCCGGGCCGCCGAGGTGGCAGCGCTGTTGCCATTCGTGCCGCTGCATCCCGATGCTGGCGCCGAAGTTGGATGA
- a CDS encoding DUF2254 domain-containing protein, with the protein MNSLRYKIASYFQTFWFIPAVMVVFSIVLAQFLIWLELRFGVPSQLSFIYQGGESGARSLLSSITTASIGVAGTMFSITIAALSSVVSTMGPRLLHSFLQDRGIKITLGIFVATFAFALFSLRSISAGQEGEEVFVPHYNVTMVMIYSTAYIAAVVYYIGHMAGSISMTRVVNLLADDLSNALHKGTKQAEDERDLTPPTEGYFLSGDEITADRGGYVQYVDYQGLAQAAEKHEAAIELLVRPGTHVTECDLLARCVPERFDINEYLVIGNVRSDKQDMEFSVRQLLEVAVRALSPGTNDPFTAMDIIDRFAEVLSQLRDRALPEGVIQRDDAIRVIYDVTTYEGLLDEMFLQIRQNANGTVAVYIRMMEAFSKVVCSTKRPERREALKHHADLVMSDARDLVSTPQDLQTLERRYERFIQLMESPKTPRS; encoded by the coding sequence ATGAACTCCCTGCGGTACAAAATCGCCTCGTACTTCCAAACCTTCTGGTTTATCCCGGCAGTGATGGTGGTCTTTTCCATCGTGCTGGCGCAGTTCCTGATCTGGCTGGAATTGCGATTCGGCGTACCAAGCCAGCTCAGCTTCATTTATCAAGGTGGCGAATCCGGTGCTCGAAGCCTACTGAGCTCCATCACCACCGCCAGCATCGGCGTGGCGGGCACCATGTTCTCCATTACGATCGCGGCGCTTTCCTCGGTGGTGTCCACGATGGGCCCACGCCTGTTGCATAGCTTCTTGCAGGATCGCGGCATTAAGATCACCCTGGGCATCTTCGTTGCCACCTTCGCCTTTGCTCTCTTCTCCCTGCGCTCGATCAGCGCTGGCCAGGAGGGTGAAGAGGTATTCGTGCCGCACTACAACGTCACGATGGTGATGATTTACTCCACGGCCTACATCGCCGCAGTTGTTTACTACATTGGCCACATGGCGGGCAGCATTTCCATGACGCGGGTGGTGAACCTGCTTGCCGACGACCTCTCCAACGCCCTGCACAAAGGCACCAAGCAGGCGGAGGATGAGCGAGACCTCACCCCGCCTACCGAGGGATACTTCTTAAGCGGGGATGAGATCACCGCTGATCGAGGCGGCTATGTGCAATACGTGGATTATCAGGGGTTAGCGCAGGCTGCGGAAAAACACGAAGCGGCCATTGAGTTGCTCGTGCGTCCCGGCACACATGTTACGGAATGTGATCTCCTCGCTCGCTGCGTGCCAGAGCGCTTCGACATTAACGAGTACCTGGTAATCGGCAATGTGCGCAGTGATAAGCAAGACATGGAATTCTCGGTGCGCCAATTGCTTGAAGTGGCCGTGCGTGCGCTGAGCCCAGGTACCAATGATCCTTTCACTGCAATGGACATCATTGATCGCTTCGCCGAGGTCTTAAGCCAGTTGCGTGACCGCGCGCTGCCCGAAGGCGTGATCCAGCGTGATGATGCCATTCGCGTGATCTATGACGTCACCACGTACGAGGGCCTTCTGGATGAAATGTTCCTGCAAATCAGGCAGAACGCTAACGGCACCGTGGCGGTATACATCCGCATGATGGAGGCGTTCAGCAAGGTGGTGTGCAGCACCAAGCGCCCTGAGCGCAGAGAAGCGCTCAAGCATCATGCGGACCTGGTGATGAGCGATGCGCGCGACTTGGTCAGTACACCCCAGGATTTGCAAACGCTTGAGCGCCGCTATGAGCGTTTCATCCAGCTGATGGAATCCCCGAAAACGCCGCGTTCCTAA